A region from the Nitrospiraceae bacterium genome encodes:
- a CDS encoding ribulose-phosphate 3-epimerase, whose product MPVTPLISPSILSADFARLAEAVQMVEAAGADWIHVDVMDGHFVPNLTVGPPMVEALRKVTSLPLDVHLMMTNPDDFIPEFVDAGADLLTVHVEACPHLHRTVQSIKERQVKAGVSLNPATSVTSVEEILGDVDLILVMSVNPGFGGQQFISSCLDKIRRVRTMINNSRSSAHLEVDGGVNLTNVASVIQAGANVLVAGSAIFGSKNIPETIRRMRTAAQTVIV is encoded by the coding sequence ATGCCAGTCACACCTTTAATCTCCCCTTCAATCCTTTCTGCTGACTTTGCCCGGCTCGCGGAAGCCGTCCAGATGGTGGAAGCAGCCGGTGCGGATTGGATCCATGTGGATGTGATGGATGGCCATTTTGTTCCTAATTTGACGGTTGGTCCGCCCATGGTTGAAGCGCTTCGCAAGGTAACCTCCTTGCCATTAGATGTTCATCTGATGATGACCAACCCGGATGATTTTATCCCTGAATTCGTGGATGCCGGAGCGGACCTGTTAACCGTGCATGTTGAAGCCTGCCCACATTTACACCGTACGGTGCAGTCTATTAAGGAACGACAAGTCAAAGCCGGAGTGTCCTTGAATCCGGCGACGTCCGTTACTAGCGTTGAGGAAATTCTTGGTGACGTGGATCTAATCCTGGTGATGTCTGTGAATCCCGGCTTTGGAGGCCAACAATTTATCTCATCCTGCCTGGATAAGATCCGGCGGGTCCGGACCATGATCAATAATTCGCGCAGTTCGGCACATTTGGAAGTGGATGGGGGAGTCAACCTGACCAACGTGGCTTCGGTGATTCAGGCCGGTGCGAATGTTCTGGTTGCCGGTTCCGCCATTTTTGGCAGCAAGAATATTCCTGAAACCATTCGGCGGATGCGAACCGCGGCTCAGACCGTGATCGTCTAA
- a CDS encoding phenylalanine--tRNA ligase subunit alpha: protein MNSPNNTDSLHPLEIQVLRELGKYPQPLSDLQLANHTELAPSQVSMAVGWLLTKQLVSLSSETTTTYVSLTTIGAQYHQPDSSPLEWILQTVKSATHEGSAPTVKDLQGTGKFQPSELSRAIGILKKEGVLQMGAGGVLEITSKDSVTARDLRSLLNQVQEGAQPLDSFASDQQALLRQYAVKRGNTQEPFRIDDHTERTYVLTDEGRNLLPHLREGAAQEISQLTPELLKDGSWRHVSFRKYSINLRPPRLAVGRRHSYREFLDTVKYKLTSMGFQEMRGELIETEFWDMDALFMPQFHPARAIHDVYFVKNPKMAKKIQEPFLSQVSQVHRDGGTSGSKGWKYEYDPERAKRLVLRSQGTAVSARTLAQNPPVPGKFFSIARCFRYDNVDATHATDFFQVEGIVLGSDINFRTLLGLLQLFATEMAQAKEIRFFPAYFPFTEPSVELHVRHPKLGWMELGGAGLFRSEVTIPLGVTVPVIAWGLGLDRMAMIALGIQDIRDLFTSDLEAVRNMRRHF, encoded by the coding sequence ATGAATTCTCCGAATAATACGGACAGCCTTCATCCTCTCGAAATTCAGGTCCTCCGTGAACTGGGGAAATACCCTCAGCCACTTTCAGACCTTCAACTTGCCAATCATACTGAGCTGGCCCCCTCACAAGTCAGCATGGCGGTCGGATGGTTGCTTACGAAACAACTGGTGAGCCTGTCGTCAGAAACCACAACGACGTATGTCTCCCTCACCACGATCGGTGCCCAATACCACCAGCCGGACTCTTCTCCACTTGAGTGGATTCTTCAGACAGTGAAAAGTGCCACTCATGAAGGTTCAGCACCAACCGTGAAGGATCTTCAAGGCACGGGGAAATTCCAACCCTCCGAACTAAGCCGGGCGATCGGAATTCTCAAGAAAGAAGGCGTCCTTCAGATGGGTGCAGGGGGAGTGCTGGAGATAACCAGCAAGGACAGTGTCACCGCAAGGGACCTGCGAAGTCTGCTTAATCAGGTTCAGGAAGGTGCACAACCCCTGGATTCGTTTGCATCCGATCAGCAGGCATTGCTTCGCCAATACGCCGTCAAACGGGGTAATACGCAGGAACCCTTTCGCATCGATGATCATACCGAACGGACCTACGTCCTGACAGATGAGGGCCGGAATCTTCTGCCTCATTTACGGGAAGGGGCCGCCCAAGAAATTTCTCAATTAACCCCGGAACTCTTAAAAGACGGATCCTGGCGTCACGTATCCTTTCGTAAATACTCCATCAACCTTCGCCCCCCTCGCCTGGCAGTCGGCAGGCGGCATTCCTATCGGGAATTTCTGGATACCGTGAAGTACAAGCTCACGAGCATGGGGTTTCAGGAAATGCGTGGCGAACTCATTGAGACGGAATTTTGGGATATGGACGCCCTTTTCATGCCTCAATTCCATCCTGCTCGTGCCATCCATGATGTATATTTTGTCAAAAATCCCAAGATGGCTAAGAAAATTCAGGAGCCATTTCTCAGCCAGGTAAGCCAAGTCCACCGTGATGGGGGAACGAGCGGATCGAAAGGGTGGAAATACGAGTATGACCCTGAGCGGGCGAAGCGCTTAGTCCTCCGTAGCCAGGGCACGGCTGTTTCCGCTCGGACCTTGGCACAGAATCCCCCGGTTCCCGGCAAATTTTTTTCCATTGCCCGGTGTTTCCGTTATGACAATGTCGATGCCACGCATGCCACGGACTTTTTTCAGGTGGAGGGGATAGTGCTTGGCTCCGATATCAACTTTCGAACACTTTTGGGACTCCTGCAATTGTTCGCCACGGAAATGGCACAAGCCAAAGAGATTCGATTTTTTCCGGCTTATTTCCCGTTCACCGAACCCTCGGTGGAATTGCATGTCCGTCATCCCAAGCTTGGATGGATGGAATTGGGTGGCGCCGGTCTTTTCCGATCTGAAGTCACCATCCCGTTAGGAGTGACGGTTCCGGTTATTGCATGGGGACTCGGGCTGGATCGAATGGCCATGATCGCCCTTGGGATACAGGATATTCGCGATTTATTCACTTCCGATCTAGAAGCGGTTCGCAATATGCGCCGTCATTTTTAG
- the larB gene encoding nickel pincer cofactor biosynthesis protein LarB, which translates to MNHDRLAALLQRVQGGHVSVPQAIRQLRTLPFEDLGFASVDHHRSLRQGFPEVILCEGKTPAQITAIARKLLKAGGPFLATRVSPANARSLKRLARKAVHHEMARMVSLSDNKRDKQGLILVVTAGTSDIPVAEEAKVTAEVMGSRVQTLYDVGVAGLHRLLDRQEILHQARVVVVVAGMDGVLPSVVGGLVDRPIVAVPTSQGYGANFGGLAPLLTMLNACSSGIGVVNIDNGFGAGCLAHRININGKAGVLPQT; encoded by the coding sequence ATGAACCATGACCGGTTAGCGGCCTTGCTGCAACGGGTTCAAGGCGGACACGTTTCTGTCCCCCAGGCCATTCGACAGCTCCGCACTCTCCCGTTTGAAGATCTCGGGTTTGCCTCAGTGGATCATCACCGGTCGCTTCGACAGGGTTTTCCTGAGGTGATCCTGTGCGAAGGAAAAACACCCGCACAAATTACGGCCATCGCTCGAAAATTGTTAAAGGCCGGCGGACCGTTCCTGGCGACACGGGTCTCGCCTGCTAATGCGCGCAGCCTCAAGCGATTGGCCCGCAAGGCGGTGCATCATGAAATGGCCAGAATGGTCTCGCTTTCCGATAACAAGCGAGACAAGCAGGGGTTGATTCTTGTTGTCACGGCCGGCACCTCCGACATCCCTGTGGCCGAAGAAGCCAAAGTCACCGCCGAAGTCATGGGCAGTCGGGTACAGACGCTCTATGATGTTGGCGTCGCAGGCTTACATCGGCTCTTGGATCGCCAGGAAATCCTTCACCAGGCACGAGTCGTCGTCGTCGTCGCAGGAATGGATGGGGTATTGCCCAGCGTGGTGGGAGGGTTGGTTGATCGCCCGATTGTCGCCGTGCCCACCAGCCAGGGCTACGGGGCAAATTTTGGCGGGCTCGCCCCTCTCTTGACGATGCTGAATGCCTGCTCATCCGGAATCGGCGTGGTGAATATCGATAACGGATTTGGAGCAGGCTGTCTCGCCCACCGCATCAACATTAACGGGAAAGCCGGAGTTCTTCCCCAGACGTAG
- the rsmB gene encoding 16S rRNA (cytosine(967)-C(5))-methyltransferase RsmB, whose amino-acid sequence MTLLGKARLIPQALLKPWKWLPGWPHIPHDRQAVKMGAQKPASAAKPPASSTGRSWSARKIAGAALQTIERTRAFSDDVFDHITKDLVITPRDRHLAFELVYGVLRHYLTLDWRLDQVSRKPMIRLPLTVATTLRVAAYQLLYLDRIPASAAVNEAVQLIRKQPGHNWSGFVNAVLRNLLRQPVPPMPDPAVDATQALSIRYACPPWLVERWRQSFGLPQAEHLCQQSIGIPPLTIRTNTLQCSRSQLLARLRSEEILARETTVSPVGLILNKCGSPGELSALKDGWCYVEDEAAQLIPLLIDPQPGDRVLDACAAPGGKTAHLAQLMKNQGSIVALDRHQGRLDRLVSNCARLGISIVQPVHHDLTASSGHDRTNHVSTTRLTVPAVLTQPFDRILLDAPCSALGILRRHPEGKLIKSLSAIQHAKALQREILDRVSNLLRPGGILVYSACSVEPEETTEIISGFCQEHPEFYQESVTPWVPAAGQSLITALGHLCTAFQTLNMDGFFACRLKKSE is encoded by the coding sequence ATGACATTGCTGGGCAAGGCAAGGCTGATCCCACAAGCCTTGTTGAAGCCATGGAAATGGCTGCCAGGTTGGCCACACATTCCCCATGATCGGCAAGCCGTGAAGATGGGAGCGCAGAAACCGGCATCCGCCGCCAAACCACCGGCATCGTCGACTGGTCGCTCCTGGAGTGCGAGAAAAATCGCTGGCGCTGCCTTGCAGACAATTGAACGCACCCGGGCTTTCAGCGATGACGTGTTCGATCACATCACGAAAGACCTCGTGATCACCCCCCGCGATCGGCACCTGGCATTTGAGTTGGTCTATGGAGTGTTACGGCATTACCTCACCCTGGATTGGCGATTGGATCAGGTCTCCCGCAAACCCATGATCCGCCTGCCGCTGACGGTTGCCACGACGCTACGGGTGGCTGCCTATCAATTGCTCTATCTCGATCGTATTCCGGCTTCCGCCGCAGTGAATGAAGCCGTTCAGCTGATCCGGAAACAGCCCGGACACAATTGGTCCGGTTTCGTGAATGCCGTATTGCGCAATCTACTCCGGCAACCTGTTCCGCCCATGCCCGATCCGGCAGTCGATGCCACCCAGGCCCTTTCCATTCGATATGCGTGTCCGCCCTGGTTAGTTGAGCGCTGGCGACAATCCTTCGGACTCCCACAAGCGGAACACCTTTGCCAACAATCTATTGGCATTCCTCCGTTAACGATTCGAACGAATACTCTTCAGTGTTCCCGTTCCCAATTGCTTGCCCGGCTCCGATCGGAAGAAATACTTGCCCGGGAAACCACTGTGAGCCCCGTCGGTTTAATTTTGAACAAATGTGGTAGTCCCGGAGAACTGTCCGCCTTGAAAGACGGCTGGTGTTACGTGGAGGACGAAGCCGCCCAACTCATCCCCTTGCTCATTGACCCTCAGCCCGGCGACCGTGTTCTTGATGCCTGTGCGGCTCCCGGAGGAAAAACCGCACACCTGGCTCAATTGATGAAAAACCAAGGATCCATTGTGGCACTTGATCGTCATCAGGGACGGTTAGACCGGCTCGTTTCAAATTGTGCCAGGCTGGGAATTTCCATTGTTCAGCCTGTTCACCATGATCTGACTGCATCATCCGGACACGACAGGACAAACCATGTCTCAACGACCCGTCTCACGGTTCCTGCCGTGCTAACCCAACCGTTTGACCGCATTCTGCTTGATGCCCCCTGTTCTGCTCTGGGTATTCTTCGCCGGCACCCCGAAGGAAAATTAATAAAATCTCTATCGGCCATTCAACATGCCAAGGCTCTTCAACGTGAGATTCTGGATCGGGTCTCCAACCTCTTGAGACCAGGGGGAATCTTGGTCTATAGTGCCTGCTCAGTCGAACCGGAGGAGACCACAGAGATTATCTCCGGATTTTGTCAGGAACATCCTGAATTTTATCAGGAATCCGTCACACCTTGGGTGCCCGCTGCCGGGCAATCACTCATTACTGCCCTGGGGCATTTGTGTACGGCCTTTCAGACGTTGAACATGGATGGCTTTTTTGCGTGCCGGTTGAAAAAATCTGAATAA
- a CDS encoding peptidoglycan-binding protein produces MSLHTGKLVGLMALYVFVGIGTVLFSNGSGFASGEEVNPPHSPKKSSESSSPPTHQSPQTDAAKMSLDKKGQEELEALRKKPDEFRTLMTGVQIFLGRFGYGVGPYTGTLDQTTKQALKAYQEHSGLSQTGDLDFPTLKRLTEDDRLLNRVVPFLPPQTFQDQEWGQWVEVQGSWMLKEGNTDDVLQTSRITCMKEFKRCIDSTASLVNANVPQLKVHTHVYDIQEWDDANIVSAPYDGEACAVSILRISRNPPLVTRFLSLQNKPGPCAKVQAEDRQYVLEDGPKIYQILRMQKAEAIQQILQVTK; encoded by the coding sequence ATGTCGCTACACACCGGTAAATTAGTCGGATTGATGGCTCTGTATGTCTTCGTGGGTATCGGGACAGTGCTTTTTTCCAATGGCTCCGGCTTTGCCTCGGGCGAAGAGGTGAACCCACCCCACTCCCCAAAAAAATCTTCTGAATCTTCATCGCCCCCAACCCATCAATCCCCGCAAACGGACGCTGCAAAAATGTCGTTAGACAAGAAGGGTCAGGAAGAATTGGAGGCGTTACGGAAAAAGCCGGATGAATTTCGTACGTTGATGACCGGCGTGCAGATTTTTCTCGGACGCTTTGGGTATGGAGTCGGACCCTATACGGGAACGCTCGACCAAACGACCAAGCAGGCATTGAAAGCCTATCAGGAACATTCAGGGCTCTCCCAGACCGGGGATCTCGACTTTCCCACGCTGAAACGTCTCACCGAGGATGATCGCCTCTTGAACCGTGTTGTCCCATTCCTTCCCCCACAGACCTTTCAGGATCAGGAATGGGGACAATGGGTGGAAGTCCAGGGATCCTGGATGCTCAAAGAAGGCAATACCGACGATGTCCTGCAAACCTCGCGCATCACCTGCATGAAAGAATTTAAACGGTGTATCGATTCGACCGCTTCCCTGGTGAATGCGAATGTGCCCCAACTCAAAGTGCATACGCATGTCTATGATATCCAGGAATGGGATGACGCCAATATCGTGTCGGCACCCTATGACGGAGAAGCCTGTGCCGTAAGTATTTTACGAATCTCACGGAATCCTCCTCTTGTCACCCGTTTTCTTTCTTTGCAAAACAAACCGGGACCATGCGCCAAGGTGCAAGCCGAAGACCGACAATACGTTCTGGAAGATGGTCCAAAAATCTACCAGATTCTCCGGATGCAAAAGGCTGAGGCCATTCAACAAATTCTGCAAGTCACCAAGTAA
- the larC gene encoding nickel pincer cofactor biosynthesis protein LarC — protein MARHLHIDAFSGVSGDMFLGALVDTGVPLSILKKGLKALGIKGYRLREQQVIRNSIRATKVDVDIHKGFTKPLSLSAIRKTLGNSCLPETIRTQALHTFQLLAEAEGRVHGQEPHKVHFHEVGVIDSLVDIVGTLLGFAHLNITTVSFSPINLGAGTISTAHGLLPVPGPAVAHMAQGIPILSNGPAIEFTTPTGIALVKTLSQDCKPLPPLTPQTVGYGAGTADPHGWPNVLRVFVGIQEPDSLDHTERVFQLETNIDDMNPQLYEVVMERLFEAGALDVTLTPTIMKRSRPGTIVTVIALSQDLQALQSLLFSETSTLGIRIQEMDRAILPRSFQTIKLLGGSVRMKIAGLGKGRLKVTPEYQDCVTLAERTKQPVQTIIDLARRTYVSSKAPSTRKTSPDKLAERK, from the coding sequence ATGGCCAGACATCTTCATATCGATGCATTTTCAGGAGTCAGCGGCGACATGTTTTTGGGTGCCCTCGTGGATACCGGTGTACCCTTGAGTATATTGAAAAAAGGCCTCAAAGCCCTGGGCATCAAAGGCTATCGACTTCGCGAACAGCAAGTGATCCGCAACAGCATCCGGGCTACCAAAGTGGATGTGGATATTCACAAAGGGTTCACCAAGCCTTTGTCCCTCTCCGCGATTCGAAAGACATTAGGAAATAGCTGTCTGCCCGAAACCATTCGAACGCAAGCCCTTCACACCTTCCAGCTTCTGGCTGAAGCCGAAGGCAGGGTTCACGGCCAAGAACCGCATAAAGTACATTTTCATGAGGTGGGCGTGATTGATTCGCTGGTAGATATTGTCGGGACCCTGCTGGGTTTTGCACATCTAAACATCACAACGGTGTCCTTTTCACCTATCAATCTGGGAGCCGGCACTATTTCCACAGCGCATGGGCTGCTTCCGGTGCCGGGACCGGCAGTGGCGCACATGGCCCAGGGCATTCCCATTCTCTCTAATGGACCGGCTATTGAATTCACGACCCCTACCGGGATCGCCTTGGTTAAAACGCTCTCCCAAGATTGTAAACCGCTCCCCCCATTAACGCCACAAACAGTGGGATATGGCGCAGGCACGGCCGATCCTCATGGCTGGCCTAATGTGCTGCGTGTATTTGTTGGTATTCAAGAGCCTGACTCTTTGGATCACACCGAACGTGTTTTCCAACTTGAGACGAACATTGATGATATGAATCCGCAATTATATGAGGTGGTCATGGAGCGCCTGTTCGAGGCCGGAGCTCTAGATGTCACCTTGACGCCGACCATCATGAAACGGAGTCGGCCCGGCACGATTGTGACAGTGATCGCTCTCTCACAAGACCTTCAGGCCTTGCAGTCGCTACTATTTTCCGAAACCTCGACGCTGGGAATACGGATTCAGGAAATGGACCGAGCCATTCTGCCTCGCTCCTTCCAAACAATTAAACTGTTGGGGGGCTCTGTCCGCATGAAGATTGCCGGTCTTGGAAAGGGCCGTTTGAAGGTCACTCCCGAGTATCAGGATTGTGTGACGTTGGCCGAGCGCACCAAGCAGCCTGTTCAAACGATCATTGACCTTGCCCGCCGGACCTATGTCAGCTCGAAAGCCCCATCCACGCGCAAAACTTCTCCTGACAAATTGGCAGAGCGAAAGTAA
- the pdxA gene encoding 4-hydroxythreonine-4-phosphate dehydrogenase PdxA, with product MASTQSTKPLLAITMGDPAGIGPEIIVKALQLPKIWRVCRPLVIGSRTILEYTAQSLGTSLVLVPVSGHESTSNSRMFRRGSLPVLDPFSGSIRPVRLGRVTSRSGDIAVTCIQTAVRLAQAGCVQGIVTAPINKHAMHLAGHTYPGHTEMLADLTKAKESGMMIVGGPLKILFATTHLALRDVPKVLTSTTILRAIRLAHQGLTRLFHIQKPRIGVAGLNPHASENGLFGDEEGRIIQPAIRQAKKQGIACTGPHPADTLFGKAVRGSFDGIVALYHDQGLIPLKTVAFGHCVNITVGLPIIRTSVDHGTAYDIAGQGKADPTSLVEAMEMAARLATHSP from the coding sequence ATGGCCTCCACGCAATCAACCAAACCGCTTCTGGCGATTACCATGGGCGATCCTGCCGGGATCGGACCGGAAATTATTGTGAAGGCTCTCCAGTTGCCGAAAATCTGGCGAGTCTGTCGGCCCCTGGTCATTGGTAGCCGGACCATCCTGGAATACACCGCGCAATCCTTGGGGACCTCACTGGTTCTTGTGCCGGTGAGCGGGCACGAATCAACCTCCAACTCTCGAATGTTCCGCCGGGGCTCTCTCCCCGTCTTGGATCCCTTTTCCGGATCAATCCGTCCGGTCAGGCTTGGGCGTGTCACGTCACGCTCGGGGGATATCGCAGTCACGTGCATTCAAACAGCCGTCCGGTTAGCCCAGGCCGGTTGCGTGCAGGGCATCGTGACGGCACCAATTAATAAACATGCGATGCATTTAGCAGGGCACACGTACCCTGGCCATACCGAAATGTTAGCGGATCTGACAAAAGCAAAAGAGTCGGGGATGATGATAGTCGGGGGTCCCTTGAAAATATTATTTGCGACCACCCACCTGGCTCTCCGTGATGTCCCGAAGGTGTTGACCTCCACCACAATTCTCCGGGCCATTCGATTGGCTCATCAGGGACTCACACGCTTGTTCCACATTCAGAAACCGCGCATCGGCGTGGCAGGGCTCAACCCCCATGCCAGCGAGAATGGCCTGTTTGGCGACGAGGAAGGCCGTATTATTCAACCCGCCATTCGGCAAGCCAAAAAACAGGGCATTGCCTGCACGGGTCCTCATCCTGCCGATACCTTGTTCGGCAAGGCGGTACGAGGATCATTTGATGGCATTGTCGCCTTGTATCACGACCAGGGATTGATTCCGCTCAAAACGGTGGCCTTCGGCCATTGCGTGAACATCACGGTGGGTCTGCCGATCATTCGCACCTCGGTTGACCACGGCACGGCCTATGACATTGCTGGGCAAGGCAAGGCTGATCCCACAAGCCTTGTTGAAGCCATGGAAATGGCTGCCAGGTTGGCCACACATTCCCCATGA
- a CDS encoding zinc ribbon domain-containing protein — protein sequence MSETKPCPSCGYDLPLQGRFCPKCGSRADRKPVENSKQEPLNLRILYIMVGLLILAVLFPPWQTPPEQAPEFLGFHFITSPPTEGAQRSPILQNIQLFTIAVAGLYFSWAFRGKG from the coding sequence GTGAGTGAAACCAAGCCGTGTCCTTCTTGTGGGTATGATCTCCCTCTCCAAGGACGGTTCTGTCCAAAATGCGGGAGTCGGGCGGATCGAAAGCCGGTTGAGAATTCCAAACAGGAACCACTCAACCTTCGTATTCTCTACATTATGGTGGGCCTTCTCATCCTGGCGGTCCTCTTCCCTCCTTGGCAAACGCCACCGGAACAGGCACCGGAATTTTTAGGATTTCACTTTATTACCTCTCCCCCCACGGAGGGGGCTCAACGCAGCCCCATACTCCAAAACATTCAACTCTTCACGATTGCCGTGGCCGGGCTGTACTTTTCCTGGGCGTTTAGGGGCAAGGGTTAA
- a CDS encoding NAD(P)-dependent glycerol-3-phosphate dehydrogenase — protein MTPSSFRVLSVIGAGAWGTALAHLLATKGFSIRLWAHEPEVAETIQRTRENSWYLPDVVLPNSIQATISLPDCVQGTDVILLAAPSHAMANMVKQLNLLLNEPLPIIIATKGIEEGTLQLMSQVVESHLPAVWHPFITILSGPSFASEVSRWKPTTILLAGRDFNLVNGLQQAFITPQFRVYAGRDMIGAQLGGALKNVMAIGAGVVDGLDLGSNARAALITRGLAEMIRLGRAMGADVATFYGLSGLGDLVLTCTGTLSRNYQVGMQLAKGANMTTLRSTTRTVAEGVPTSRAAMALAERYQVDMPIVRGVFQMLFEGRNPRHIVTDLMSRLAKGETDGLFSTSTATFGPRAHS, from the coding sequence GTGACACCCTCTTCCTTTCGCGTCCTCTCTGTGATTGGAGCCGGAGCCTGGGGAACGGCTTTAGCTCACCTCCTGGCCACCAAAGGATTCAGCATCCGCTTATGGGCACATGAACCAGAGGTCGCGGAGACCATCCAACGCACTAGAGAAAATTCCTGGTATCTCCCGGATGTGGTCTTACCCAATTCTATCCAGGCCACGATCAGTCTTCCGGATTGCGTGCAGGGCACAGATGTCATCCTGCTCGCGGCACCATCACATGCCATGGCCAATATGGTGAAGCAACTCAACCTGTTATTAAATGAACCCCTTCCCATCATCATCGCCACCAAAGGCATTGAGGAAGGCACATTGCAATTAATGAGTCAGGTGGTCGAAAGTCACCTCCCCGCCGTCTGGCATCCGTTCATCACCATTCTTTCCGGGCCCAGCTTCGCATCAGAAGTGAGCCGATGGAAACCCACGACCATTTTACTCGCCGGGCGGGATTTCAATCTGGTTAATGGTTTGCAACAAGCCTTCATCACTCCGCAGTTTCGCGTGTATGCCGGACGGGATATGATCGGGGCGCAACTGGGCGGGGCCTTAAAAAATGTCATGGCCATTGGCGCTGGTGTGGTGGATGGACTGGACCTCGGATCTAACGCGAGGGCGGCCTTAATCACCAGAGGGCTGGCCGAAATGATCCGGTTGGGCCGGGCCATGGGCGCTGATGTCGCCACATTTTATGGGCTTTCGGGGTTGGGAGATCTGGTGCTCACCTGCACCGGGACGTTGAGCCGGAATTACCAGGTCGGCATGCAGTTGGCCAAGGGCGCGAATATGACCACGTTACGCTCAACCACCAGAACCGTGGCTGAAGGCGTTCCCACCAGCCGGGCTGCCATGGCGCTGGCTGAACGTTATCAGGTGGATATGCCCATTGTGCGCGGCGTGTTTCAAATGTTGTTTGAAGGGCGCAATCCACGGCATATTGTGACAGATCTGATGTCCCGATTAGCCAAAGGCGAAACCGATGGCCTTTTTTCCACCAGCACCGCGACCTTTGGCCCCAGGGCTCATTCATGA